The following are encoded together in the Microtus pennsylvanicus isolate mMicPen1 chromosome 8, mMicPen1.hap1, whole genome shotgun sequence genome:
- the Lrrtm4 gene encoding leucine-rich repeat transmembrane neuronal protein 4 isoform X3 → MPGFRLITQLKGMSVFLVLFPTLLLVMLTGAQRACPKNCRCDGKIVYCESHAFADIPENISGGSQGLSLRFNSIQKLKSNQFAGLNQLIWLYLDHNYISSVDEDAFQGIRRLKELILSSNKITYLHNKTFHPVPNLRNLDLSYNKLQTLQSEQFKGLRKLIILHLRSNSLKTVPIRVFQDCRNLDFLDLGYNRLRSLSRNAFAGLLKLKELHLEHNQFSKINFAHFPRLFNLRSIYLQWNRIRSVSQGLTWTWSSLHTLDLSGNDIQAIEPGTFKCLPNLQKLNLDSNKLTNVSQETVNAWISLISITLSGNMWECSRSICPLFYWLKNFKGNKESTMICAGPKHIQGEKVSDAVETYNICSEVQVVNTERSHLAPQTPQKPPFIPNPTIFRPDAIPATLESASPSPGFQIPGTENDYEHVSFHKIIAGSVALFLSVAMILLVIYVSWKRYPASMKQLQQHSLMKRRRKKARESERQMNSPLQEYYVDYKPTNSETMDISVNGSGPCTYTISGSRECEV, encoded by the exons ATGCCAG GTTTCCGTCTAATCACGCAGCTGAAAGGCATGAGTGTGTTTCTGGTGCTATTTCCCACCCTGCTGCTGGTGATGCTGACGGGGGCTCAGAGAGCTTGCCCGAAGAACTGCAGATGCGATGGCAAGATTGTGTACTGTGAGTCTCACGCCTTTGCAGACATCCCCGAGAACATTTCTGGAGGGTCACAAGGTTTATCTTTAAGGTTCAACAGCATTCAGAAACTcaaatccaatcagtttgccgGCCTTAACCAGCTTATATGGCTTTATCTTGACCATAATTACATTAGCTCAGTGGATGAAGATGCCTTTCAAGGGATCCGCAGACTGAAAGAATTAATTCTAAGCTCCAACAAAATTACCTATCTGCACAATAAAACATTTCACCCAGTCCCCAATCTCCGCAACCTGGATCTCTCCTACAACAAACTTCAGACCTTACAATCTGAGCAGTTTAAAGGCCTCCGGAAACTCATCATTTTGCACTTGCGATCGAATTCCCTAAAGACCGTGCCCATAAGGGTTTTCCAAGACTGCCGGAACCTTGACTTTCTGGATTTGGGTTACAATCGCCTCAGAAGCTTATCCCGAAATGCATTTGCTGGTCTTCTGAAGTTGAAGGAGCTCCATCTGGAGCACAATCAGTTTTCAAAGATCAACTTTGCTCATTTTCCTCGTCTCTTCAACCTGCGATCCATTTACCTGCAGTGGAACCGGATCCGCTCTGTGAGCCAAGGCCTAACATGGACCTGGAGTTCCTTGCACACCTTGGATCTATCAGGGAATGACATCCAAGCGATTGAGCCTGGCACATTTAAATGCCTCCCCAATTTGCAAAAATTGAATTTGGATTCCAACAAGCTCACCAACGTCTCCCAGGAGACCGTGAATGCATGGATATCCTTAATATCCATCACCTTGTCCGGAAACATGTGGGAATGCAGTCGGAGCATCTGTCCTCTGTTCTACTGGCTGAAGAATTTCAAAGGGAATAAAGAAAGTACCATGATCTGTGCAGGGCCTAAGCACATCCAGGGTGAGAAGGTCAGTGATGCTGTGGAGACTTACAACATCTGCTCTGAGGTCCAGGTGGTCAACACAGAAAGATCACACCTGGCACCTCAAACTCCCCAGAAGCCCCCGTTCATCCCCAACCCTACCATCTTCAGACCTGATGCCATCCCAGCGACCCTGGAGTCAGCAAGTCCATCCCCGGGCTTTCAGATTCCAGGTACGGAGAATGACTACGAGCACGTATCATTTCACAAAATTATCGCAGGGAGCGTGGCTTTGTTCCTCTCGGTGGCCATGATTCTCCTGGTGATCTATGTGTCTTGGAAAAGGTACCCAGCCAGCATGAAACAACTCCAGCAGCACTCACTTATGAAGAGGCGGCGGAAAAAGGCCAGGGAGTCAGAGAGACAAATGAATTCCCCTTTACAGGAATACTACGTGGACTACAAGCCGACGAACTCTGAGACCATGGATATATCGGTTAATGGATCTGGTCCCTGCACATATACCATCTCTGGCTCCAGGGAGTGTGAGGTATGA